The proteins below are encoded in one region of Puniceicoccus vermicola:
- a CDS encoding ABC transporter permease, which translates to MSKGFSYSVLGITAVFFGCFFLWPIWEVLQGGFLSLDGTWTLSYVLEVFRNDLYTQGLINAFGMGLFSTLLALLIALPLAFISDRYEFFGKKVFSALILLPIMLPPFVGAIGVRQILGQYGMLNAGLVELGFLDPGQTIDWLGQSRFWGVVILNSLSLYPILYLNAVASLANIDPAMEEAAENMGCRGWKRFFTITLPLMRPGIFAGSTIVFIWAFTELGVPLIFDYDRVTSVQIFNGVKEIGSNPFPYALVAVMLVASIGFYLLGKTLFGRNTFSMMAKAGHASGAKRPGALGQLVCFGFFFGITILALLPHLAVILISFSSDWYANLLPTGWTLENYELALGHPLTLSSIQNSLFYSSAATLVNVGFGVAIAYVVVRSTIPGRSILDSMAMLPLAVPGIVIAFGYLAMSQEGKFFEFLNPVANPVPLLIIAYAIRKLPFVVRSAVAGLEQTSVTYEEAAQNLGCPPVKAALRITMPLILANLLAGAILAFSQAMLEVSDSLILAQKQQFYPITKAIYELMNLLGEGPFIASALGVWAMAFLAVTIIGASVLLGKKLGAIFRV; encoded by the coding sequence GTGAGCAAGGGGTTCAGTTATAGTGTATTGGGAATCACCGCGGTGTTCTTCGGGTGCTTCTTCCTCTGGCCGATTTGGGAAGTGCTGCAGGGCGGATTTCTCTCTCTGGACGGGACTTGGACTCTTTCCTATGTCCTCGAGGTTTTCCGCAACGATCTTTATACTCAAGGGCTCATCAATGCCTTTGGCATGGGGCTCTTCTCGACTCTATTGGCGCTGCTCATTGCCTTGCCGCTCGCCTTCATCTCGGATCGCTACGAATTTTTCGGGAAGAAGGTATTTTCGGCGCTGATTCTTCTCCCGATCATGCTGCCTCCTTTTGTCGGAGCGATTGGGGTCCGGCAAATTCTCGGACAATATGGGATGCTCAACGCCGGTCTCGTTGAGCTCGGCTTTCTGGATCCGGGTCAGACCATCGATTGGCTGGGCCAGAGCCGGTTTTGGGGCGTGGTGATTCTGAATAGCCTGAGCCTCTATCCGATTCTTTATCTCAATGCCGTGGCTTCGCTGGCAAATATTGATCCGGCAATGGAGGAAGCCGCGGAGAATATGGGGTGCCGTGGATGGAAGCGCTTCTTCACGATCACTCTTCCCTTAATGCGTCCGGGAATCTTTGCGGGGAGTACAATTGTTTTCATCTGGGCCTTCACCGAGCTCGGGGTGCCTCTGATCTTCGATTACGACCGGGTGACCTCGGTTCAGATCTTTAATGGAGTGAAAGAGATCGGATCGAACCCCTTTCCCTACGCCCTCGTGGCCGTGATGTTGGTGGCCTCCATTGGATTCTATCTCTTGGGAAAGACTCTTTTCGGGCGTAACACCTTCTCCATGATGGCCAAGGCGGGACATGCCTCGGGGGCCAAGCGTCCGGGCGCTCTCGGGCAGCTCGTGTGCTTTGGATTTTTCTTCGGAATCACGATTCTCGCACTCCTGCCTCACCTCGCGGTGATTCTGATTTCCTTTTCGAGTGATTGGTATGCAAACCTTCTGCCGACCGGGTGGACTTTGGAAAATTACGAGTTGGCGCTCGGACATCCCCTGACGCTGTCTTCGATTCAAAACAGTCTCTTCTACAGCTCGGCGGCGACCCTCGTGAATGTCGGCTTTGGTGTGGCGATTGCCTACGTGGTAGTGCGTTCGACGATCCCGGGTCGTTCAATCCTCGACTCCATGGCGATGCTGCCGCTGGCCGTTCCCGGAATCGTGATTGCCTTCGGGTATCTGGCGATGTCGCAGGAAGGGAAGTTTTTCGAGTTTCTGAATCCGGTAGCCAATCCGGTGCCTCTTCTCATCATTGCCTATGCCATTCGCAAGCTGCCCTTTGTGGTGCGGTCTGCGGTGGCGGGGTTGGAGCAGACGAGTGTGACCTACGAAGAGGCGGCGCAGAACCTTGGTTGCCCGCCGGTGAAAGCTGCCTTGCGAATCACGATGCCCTTGATCCTCGCGAACCTTTTGGCCGGGGCCATCCTTGCTTTTTCCCAAGCCATGCTTGAGGTCTCGGATAGTTTGATCCTTGCGCAAAAGCAGCAGTTTTACCCGATCACCAAAGCAATTTACGAATTGATGAATTTGCTGGGTGAGGGACCATTCATTGCCAGCGCTCTCGGTGTCTGGGCGATGGCTTTCCTTGCGGTGACGATCATCGGGGCCTCGGTTTTACTGGGGAAAAAGCTCGGAGCGATCTTCCGTGTCTAA